The following proteins come from a genomic window of Henningerozyma blattae CBS 6284 chromosome 4, complete genome:
- the ECM11 gene encoding Ecm11p (similar to Saccharomyces cerevisiae ECM11 (YDR446W); ancestral locus Anc_5.561) codes for MENSFDKFQSYADNFEIESQNEKNVSPNKNIVNENPLSLTSPNKLICRSPTNRYLKTNNNSNSNKKLDENHMVTKLDHQTTKEQRKKKIEQYLLNPGLVSQRSSNKNNIKYKKHNPNNNTSNVKFETLDEENNDIFNGKEEFEKSIPMQENKLIKKPNIKEKKKFNSNKNSPLKKTSSGDNHKNEETIQDQTINISPHKSPGPYNPIENLIYERLNESKMNEDIFVELTNDEDRKICHDISELNLMDWIKFSEEIMNENQMIINEIIQERINISLKFQVITNLINQRAMILNKQGKLIDKKVERVKNLSNEILRSL; via the coding sequence ATGGAGAATAGTTTTGATAAATTCCAATCATATGctgataattttgaaattgaatcACAGAATGAAAAAAACGTTTCcccaaataaaaatattgttaatGAAAATCCATTAAGTTTAACATCACCAAATAAACTTATTTGCAGATCTCCTACAAATCGATATTTgaaaactaataataatagtaatagtaataaaaaattagatgaaaATCATATGGTGACTAAACTCGATCATCAAACAACCAAagaacaaagaaaaaagaaaattgaacaatatttattgaatcCAGGATTAGTAAGTCAAAGATCATCGAATAAGAATaacattaaatataaaaagcATAATCCTAATAATAACACTAGCAATGTGAAATTTGAAACGTTggatgaagaaaataatgatatttttaatggtaaagaagaatttgaaaaaagtataCCTATgcaagaaaataaattgattaaaaaaccaaatattaaagaaaagaaaaaatttaattccaataaaaatagtCCCTTGAAAAAAACCTCATCTGGGGACAATCACAAGAATGAAGAAACCATTCAAGATCAAACAATCAATATATCACCTCATAAAAGCCCTGGTCCATATAatccaattgaaaatttaatctATGAAAGATTAAATGAATCCAAGATGAATGAAGACATTTTTGTAGAGCTTACCAATGATGAAGATCGGAAGATTTGTCATGATATTAgtgaattgaatttaatggATTGGATTAAATTTAGTGAAGAAATTATGAATGAAAATCAAATGAttataaatgaaataattcaagaacgaattaatattagtttaAAATTCCAAGTGATTAccaatttaattaatcaaagagcaatgattttgaataaacAAGGGAAATTGATTGACAAAAAAGTAGAAAgagttaaaaatttaagtaATGAGATATTAAGATCTTtataa
- the RPS18B gene encoding 40S ribosomal protein uS13 (similar to Saccharomyces cerevisiae RPS18A (YDR450W) and RPS18B (YML026C); ancestral locus Anc_5.566), which produces MSLVITEQGSFQHILRLLNTNVDGNIKIVYALTTIKGVGRRYANLVCKKADVNLQKRAGELTQEELERIVQIMQNPTNYKIPAWFLNRQKDINDGKDYHHLANGVESKLRDDLERLKKIRAHRGIRHFWGLRVRGQHTKTTGRRRG; this is translated from the coding sequence ATGTCTTTAGTTATCACTGAACAAGGTTCTTTCCAACACATTTTACGTCTGTTGAACACCAATGTTGATGGTAACATCAAGATTGTTTACGCTTTGACCACCATCAAGGGTGTTGGTCGTCGTTACGCCAATTTAGTTTGTAAGAAAGCTGATGttaatttacaaaagaGAGCTGGTGAATTGACTCAAGAAGAATTGGAAAGAATTGTTCAAATCATGCAAAACCCAACCAACTATAAGATTCCAGCTTGGTTTTTGAACAGACAAAAGGATATCAATGATGGTAAGGACTACCATCATTTGGCCAACGGTGTCGAATCCAAATTGAGAGATGATTTGGAAAGATTAAAGAAGATTAGAGCCCACAGAGGTATCAGACATTTCTGGGGTTTACGTGTTAGAGGTCAACATACCAAGACCACTGGTAGAAGAAGAGGTTAG
- the YOX1 gene encoding Yox1p (similar to Saccharomyces cerevisiae YHP1 (YDR451C) and YOX1 (YML027W); ancestral locus Anc_5.567), whose protein sequence is MTSHPQPRSHSHSHNHTSLPRRVPSISALLTTPQFQENINTSTVTLPPLHHVTPPATPASTPGLQSPPVFRSPGMVSPYTTNSSPILTSAATTTLRPLRVKQYSFASNPNILPPLGGSHGAICIFDRCRRRCKCKCKRRGKCKRKCKHTPKHKCKHKCKHNRIDRPPTPPEQTPALKNSLTPTSKPEKPKSKRRRTTTKEWNILLNEFNKNPNPNKIKRIQLSQQCNMTEKTVQIWFQNRRQANKKLLLKNNSASPTSSLNSGTNGPNKRIGLNFINNNITTINIR, encoded by the coding sequence ATGACCTCCCATCCGCAGCCCCGTTCTCACTCCCACTCCCACAACCACACCTCGTTGCCCCGCCGTGTGCCCTCCATTAGCGCCTTGCTAACGACCCCCCAATTCCAAGAAAATATCAACACATCCACAGTCACCTTGCCGCCGCTACACCATGTCACTCCACCAGCCACGCCTGCATCAACCCCGGGTCTTCAGAGTCCTCCGGTCTTCCGTTCGCCTGGCATGGTCTCACCTTACACGACAAACTCCAGTCCTATTTTAACTTCTGCTGCTACTACCACTCTAAGACCGTTACGTGTCAAACAATATTCCTTTGCATCTAATCCAAACATTCTCCCCCCCCTTGGCGGCTCCCATGGTGCCATATGCATATTCGACCGGTGCAGGCGCAGGTGCAAGTGCAAGTGCAAACGCAGGGGCAAGTGCAAACGCAAGTGCAAACACACACCCAAGCACAAGTGCAAGCACAAGTGCAAACACAACCGCATTGACCGTCCCCCAACCCCCCCAGAACAGACCCCAGCTCTCAAAAACTCCCTCACCCCGACCTCCAAGCCAGAAAAACCAAAGAgcaaaagaagaagaacaacCACCAAAGAATGGAACATCCTTCTAAACGAGTTCAATAAAAACCCAAATCCAAACAAGATCAAAAGAATCCAACTATCCCAACAATGTAACATGACCGAAAAGACGGTCCAAATATGGTTTCAAAATAGAAGACAAgccaataaaaaattattattgaaaaataattccgCATCACCCACTTCTAGCCTAAACTCCGGCACAAACGGGCctaataaaagaataggtctcaattttattaataacaatatcaCCACTATCAATATTCGCTAA
- the RPS17A gene encoding 40S ribosomal protein eS17 (similar to Saccharomyces cerevisiae RPS17B (YDR447C) and RPS17A (YML024W); ancestral locus Anc_5.562) yields MGRVRTKTVKRASKALIEKHYPKLTLDFQTNKRLCDEIATIQSKRLRNKIAGYTTHLMKRIQKGPVRGISFKLQEEERERKDQYVPEVSALDLENHNGVLNVDKQTADLVKTLGLKLPLSVTNVSAQRERRFRRRA; encoded by the exons atg gGTAGAGTTAGAACTAAAACCGTTAAGCGTGCTTCCAAAGCcttaattgaaaaacatTATCCAAAATTAACTTTGGATTTCCAAACTAACAAGAGATTATGTGACGAAATCGCTACCATCCAATCCAAAAGATTGAGAAACAAGATTGCTGGTTACACCACCCATTTGATGAAGAGAATCCAAAAGGGTCCAGTTAGAGgtatttctttcaaattacaagaagaagaaagagaaagaaaagatCAATACGTTCCAGAAGTTTCTGCTTTGGATTTGGAAAACCACAACGGTGTCTTAAACGTCGACAAACAAACCGCCGACTTGGTCAAGACTTTGGGTTTGAAATTACCTTTATCTGTCACCAACGTCTCTGCTCAAAGAGAAAGACGTTTCAGAAGAAGAGCCTAA